In the Gorilla gorilla gorilla isolate KB3781 chromosome 10, NHGRI_mGorGor1-v2.1_pri, whole genome shotgun sequence genome, one interval contains:
- the LOC129525854 gene encoding dolichyl-diphosphooligosaccharide--protein glycosyltransferase subunit DAD1-like, producing the protein MDIQCGCWVLYEPREHWPVALHPFMSALVVSGTRWFLEEYLSSTLQCLKLLDIYLLYKLLTRALQFTYCLLMGTFPFNSFLLGFTSWVGSFILVVCLRIQVNPQNEVDFEGISLE; encoded by the coding sequence ATGGACATCCAGTGTGGTTGTTGGGTCCTCTATGAGCCTAGGGAGCACTGGCCGGTTGCCTTGCATCCATTCATGTCAGCGTTGGTAGTGTCAGGCACCCGATGGTTCTTAGAAGAGTACTTGAGCTCTACTCTGCAGTGTCTGAAGTTGCTGGATATATACCTGCTGTATAAACTGCTGACTAGGGCGCTGCAATTCACATACTGTCTTCTCATGGGGACCTTCCCCTTCAACTCTTTCCTCTTGGGTTTCACATCTTGGGTGGGGAGTTTCATCCTAGTAGTTTGCCTGAGAATACAGGTGAACCCACAGAACGAAGTGGACTTCGAAGGCATCTCCTTGGAGTGA